The Methanothrix sp. sequence AGAGCAGCATCAGAATAACTGGGAGCGAGCCGAGCTTTCTGTAGATTGATCTCAGGCTGCGAAGCACTGCGATCTGCTTTGAATTCGATAAAGAACATTCAAGAAGCAAGCTCGCCCATTGGGTTAAAAATGGTTCATATTCAATTTCATTTTGTACCCCTTCTTCACCCTGCCGAATAAAAACCCACATCATCGCACATCCCCCGAGCAGCTCCATATCGAATCCTTGAGAGCTCTGATTGTCTCTGTTTCACCAAACTGGCAGCATGAGAGCCATTCCGGACCAGGAGATCTCACGGAAACAAGATCGTACCCGAGGCATCCGCACATGTACACGCTTCTTTCAGGCGCCTCATTTATGATAGCAGCATCGTAGGTGTTCTTTCCAGCCCAGGACTCCTCGAGCCCTATGTTCTTCCCTCTGCTTCCCATATCGATGACGGAACGCATATCGAAGCTACCCCAGTAGGCGTCGAAACCCTCTGATTCAGGGGTTTTATCGGAGTACTGCCTGTACCTCTGCATAACAAGTCCGGAGGAGTGCGAGCTTATGCTGTAGTGGATGTTTTTGTTCGGACGGAAGAGATCCGATATTATCGTGTTTGTGGTGTCGTTCATCGAGAGCTGGAACCAGGCGCTCTTGAGGTACATGTCGCATGTGCGATCCTTTCTCATATCCTTAGTGTAAAGATACGATGTACCCACACGATCCAGATTGTTGATGAAGGTCTCCCTGCTCGATATCCCGGATCCCCTGTAGTCGATTGTGCTCGATGCGGTGAGCACGACAGGCCAGGCCTCGTTCACAGAAAGAATGTAGTTCTGTGTTCCCGGGATCTTGACAAGCGTTGATGTTGTATTGACATTGTCTCCTGCTGCCTCCAGAGCGATCCTGTCCTCAGCCTCCACGGTGCCGTTCTTCGCAGCCACCCGCTCGCTCATGCTGAGGTGATTGATATCGATCTCCGTGTATCTGCTGTGATCACCGGTGCCTAGGGCGTACCCGTAGAGGTCCATGGAGAGGTTCATTGTGAACCTCCTTCCGGTGCTCCAGCCGGTATCGTGCTCGTGGATCTCATAGCTCCTCCAGCAGGATGCGGTGTCGAGAGACATGAAGAGAAGAAGCAGAAGAAGAATAGCTGAGCGCCTGGGCTGCTTCGGGGACATGCGGTTGATTCTTTCATGTCATCCTATAAAAATTTCTCCGCAGCACCTGCGCCGTCGATCAGCTCCGCCATCTTCAGCCTCGCTACCTCAGCGCAGATATGCTGCGGAACCGCTCAACCGCCTCGCGGATGCACTCGCCAGCGTAATCGACATCCTCACGCGTGTTGTCCCTTCCCAGCGTTATCCTGAGAGAGCCGTGGCATCTGACCGGATCCAGGCCTATGGCCCTGAGCACATGGCTCGGCTCCAGCTTCTTCGAGGAGCACGCTGATCCTGTGGAGACTGCTATGCCCTTTGAGTCGAGGTAGAGAAGCAGCGACTCACCCTCCACCCTGCCGAAGCCGAAGTTGAGGTTGATCGGGAGCCTCTTTGTTGGATGGCCGTTGAGCCAGGAGTCATCGATGTTCGATAGCACGAACCTCTTGAGCCTATCGCGCAGCGCTGTAAGCCGCTCCGCCTCTCTCTCCATCATCTCAGATGCGAGCTCCGCAGCTCTGCCCATTCCCACGATCCCCGGGACGTTCTCGGTGCCAGACCTGAGCCCCCTCTCGTGCCCCCCGCCCTGGATTATGCTCTCGATCCTTGTGCCCTTTCTGACATACAGCGCCCCAACGCCCTTCGGTCCGTAGAACTTGTGCGCGGATACTGAGAGAAGATCCACACCGAGCCGGTCGACATTCACGGGTATCTTGCCCACAGTCTGGACGGCATCCGTGTGCAGGAGTATGTCTCTCTCTGAAGCGATCTCCGCTATGCTCTCCACAGGCTGTATCGTGCCTATCTCGTTGTTCGCATGCATGACAGATATGAGCACGGTATCATCACGTATCGCCCTCTCGATCTCTGCGGGATCGACTATGCCCTTATCGTCCACCGGTATGTACGTGACTTCAAAGCCCATCCGCTCCAGCGACCTGCATACCTCAAGAACAGCCGGATGCTCTATCGATGTCGTGATGATGTGCCTTCCCCTGCCACTGAGCGCGACGCCCTTGAGCGCAAGGTTGTCCGACTCTGTGCCGCCGCTCGTGAAGTATATCTCCTCAGGGCTCGCGCCGATAAGCGATGCGAGCCTCTCCCTTGCGCCCTCAACAGCATCGCGCGCCTCCCGGCCGAACTCGTGGAGGCTCGATGCATTCCCATACCTCTCTCTGAAGTAGGGCAGCATCGCCTCCAGGACCTCAGGTGCGACCGGGGTCGTGGCCGAGTGGTCCATGTATATGCGCCTCATGATCATCAAATCACACTGCATGCGAGTTAAAGCTTCTCTCCAAGCAGCGGTTCGCTGAATGCCCCCCGGAATACACTGGACAGCACCGCGCGATTGCTGCAACCACCACAGCAGATAATCACAGTAGATAAATTTAAATATAATCAACGAACTAGTTTCTCTGGAGGGGGTAGCTCTGAGGTACAACTGGGCTGGCGATACGATCATCCGGGATACAATAGTCTGGAGCAAAAGGGCTGTTCTGGGGAACGAGAATGTCTTCATCCCCACAGATATAAGAGAGTGGATATCGTACCCGGACAGCGAGGTCATCAGGCTCGCCCTGAAGGAGATGGATCTTCCAGCTTCCAGGGCGGCAGGGACTTTCGATGAGAGGGCCTGGAAGGTCTGGAAGTATGTTGCTGAGAATGTCGAGTACGTCTCAGATAAAAAGGCATTTGGCATGCCCGACTTCTGGCTCTTTCCAGTGGAGACGCTGACGCTACGCAGGGGAGACTGCGAGGATTCGTCGTTCCTGCTTGCCACACTGATGATCGCCAGCGGGATAAGCGAGCACTGCGTCAGGGTTGTGATTGGAAAGGTGATCGCAGGAAGCACAACATACGGGCACTGCTGGGTGGTTTATCAGAACGAGAGCGGAACCTGGTGCCTGCTTGAGAGCACCCTGAACTCGATCCCGCAGAGGCTGCCTCCAGCGGATCCGTTCACAGAGCCGGAGAGCAGGGACAGGTATGAGCCACAGCTCTGCTTCAACCGCAATCACCTCTGGTCGATAGCGCCCGGCGAGATGCGCCTCTCGGAGTACATCAACTCCAGGGAGATCTCCGGCGGCTACCGTCCTAGGAGCCCAGAGATCTGAGCCTAGCCTCGATCCCCCGCCAGTGCGACCCCTGCCAGTATATCTTTCCACACTCGGAGCACATCCATCTATCGTTTTCGATATCGATAAGCTCGCCGTTGCAGATGGTGCACCTCTCCGGATTGAGGCTGAGGTTTATGCCCCTCTCCTGCACCTCTCTCAGCTGGTCGTCGATATGAGGGGATCTGATGAGAATGCATCTGACCCCAGACCGCTCGCAGAGCTCTGCCAGAGACCTGTCACGCGTGAGCAGCGTTCTCCTATCCCCTGCCTGCGCGACGAGATCCCCATCGCTCATCGACCTGGGATTCTCCACATCGTGCCCCGCAAGCCTGAGCCATCTTCCCAGGCGCATCAGCATGTGGTCCACCACAAACTCAGCCGTAGGGAGACCTCCGCAAGCACACCTAAGCGCAATATTACGTCTCTGCAACCATGTAACAGCCTGCACCAGATATATAGCCATCTGAATCAACCATTCTCCGGATGAGAAGGGTTGCATGGGGAATAACCGGTGGCGGCCAGCACCTGGCTGAGAGCGTGGAGGCGATGCGCAAGGTCGCAGCCCTGCATAGTGTATGCACATTTGTCTCGAGAGCTGGCGAGGAGGTCCTGCGCATGTACGGGCTGCTCGATAGACTCCACGAGATATCCAGAGGCAGCTACCTGGAGGAGGTCTTTCTGGAGAGCGAGTCCGGAAGCAGCTTTCCGATGACTGGAAGGCTCATGCTTGGAAGGTTTGACATGCTGCTGATCGCGCCTGCGACATCGAATACAGTGGCGAAGATCGCATGCGGGATCGCGGACACGATCGTCACAAACGCGGCTGCGCTGGCTGAGAAGGCGGAGGTGCCGGTGCTCGTGCTGCCTACTGATGTGAGGGAAGCGGTGACGAGAGCGCCGTATGCTGTGAACAGGGAGCTGTGCGAGGCATGCGAGATCTGTCCTCCGCAGAAAGCCTGCCCGCGGGGTGCCATCTCAGGAGATGAGATTCGCTCCATAGACCTGATGCTGTGCGATGGCTGTGGTACGTGTCTGCCTCTATGCAGCACCGGCGCAATAGATGCTGTGAGGATGAACGTCAGACGGAGAAGCATAGATATCAGGAACATCGAGATCCTCAGGGAGAGGGGCTACGTAATCCTTGAGTCGCCTGAGGAGATACCAGTGGCTGTTGAACGCGTGAAGATCAACAGGGGGATGCAGAGAACTGAATGATACGCCTGAAGTTTCGCAAAGCGATCTCAGCATTCACTGGCCCCACGTGGCACCAGTGGCACGTGGGTATCCTATTAGCAGGGAAACTCAACCATGCCCCTGCATATCATGCTCTGAGGCCATTTCAGATGCACTTCAGCAAATAATCAATACCATCAAATCGCTTCTATCCAGTATCTGATACTCAAAGACCGCCAGCGTTTCCGATAGTCATGTTTTTGTAGCATTGGTAATTAAACGCAAAAACATGGAAGGTGACATAACATGCCCTGTCTGCGACTACGCCACTGAGCACACTGTTTTACATGCGGGCAGGGATCTTGTGGTGAGGTGCGAGGCATGCGGCACTGTGCATTCGGTCACATCTCATCATGTGAGGATGACTCCTCTGAAGGTTATCGTGAGCTCTGGCTCGGAATCAAGGGTGTACCGTGTAAGTGTTCCTCACAACGATATGCTCTCGGTTGGCTCCGAGATAGTGGTCGATGATGGGCGGAGCGATGTTGTCGTTGCAGAGGTTACTGCGATAGAGGCAGACAGGAGGGTGAGCCACGCCACTGCAAAGGACGTTAGGTGCGTATGGGCAAGGGCTGTGGATGATGTTGTGGTCAAGATCTCTGTGTATAGAGCAGGCAGGACGAGATCGTTCAGGATAATGACCAAGGGAGACGAGGTTTTCTCAGTCGGTGATGTCAGAGAGGTCGAGGGTGTCAGGTACAGGATAGTGAAGATCAAGGGACGTGACGGAGGGTTTCCGGGGAGCTCCGAGGCCAGAGATATCGTTAGAGTATGGGGGCGGCAGCTTTGAGGAAGGAGAGGCTCATCGAGAGCCTCAGGAACTACGTGAGCGACAGGGTTGTGGAGGCGATGTCGAGGGTGCCCAGAGAGCTCTTCGTTCCTGAGGAGCTCAGGCCCATGGCATATGAGGACCGCCCTCTCCCCATAGGCTACGGCCAGACGATATCTGCGCCGCATATGGTGGCGATAATGTGCGACCTCCTCGATCTGCATGAGGGCATGAAGGTACTCGAGGTCGGAGGCGGCTGCGGGTACCATGCAGCTGTCATGGCGGAGCTGGTCGGCCCCTCAGGCCATGTCTACTCGGTGGAGCGCATTCCAGAGCTGGTAGAGGTGGCGCGGCGGAATCTTGAGAGAGCAGGATACAGAAATGTTAGCATGATCCTCGGAGATGGGACCCTGGGCTACAGCGAGCAGGCACCCTACGACAGGATAAGCGTCGCAGCATCCGCGCCGGATATACCCGAGCCGCTGAAGGAGCAGCTCAGGCCAGGCGGCAGAATGGTCATCCCTGTCGGCTCGTACTCACAGGACCTTCTGGTCGTTACAAAGAATCAGGAGATCAGGGTCGAGCGGGCGATGGGCGTCATATTCGTTCCGCTCATAGGGGAGTACGGCTTCAAGGATGCATTCTGGTAAGATGCGCATTCATGTTGGTGCTCTGCAATCACTGAGCATCTCAATGAATGCTGATTTTCCGATCTCCGGATCGCGTCTCAGGATGGCCAGCGATATGTCGCATGGCCGTCCTGAAATCAGGAAAGCTGCAAATGTTTTGCTGCATCCGGTTGCTGATGCCCTCTTGAGACGGTCTCTGATAAGATTCTGAGCACCACCTATCCCTGGCTCGGGTATCCGGGGATCGCTGCTGTGCCTGCTGCGATCCCGGTGTTCGTCTGTGCTGATGGCGCGGAGAGAGGCGAGTACGAGACGGGAACCGGTTGCCCTGTTGGGATCCCCACGATCGTCGGCGCTGCAGATACCGTGCCGAGCCAGACCTTGGCTGATACCTGGCTGAATATGTATCCTGGGGAAGCTGCTGTTATCACGTAATACCCTGATGGCAGATTCATGCCGTAGTAGCCGAGCATGTCAGTGTTTATGGTGAAGCTCCCGCCCTCACCACCGGAGATTATTACCCTCGCCCAGGGTACGCCGGCGCCGTTCTGGTCAACCACACGCCCGACCAGGCTGTAGGTCGTCGGATATCTCCCCGGATCGACGAGGACCGATGCGTTGTTCGTGAGAAGCCCGCCCACCCTCATGACGTAGAGATGGGACACGAGAAGATCTGCATGCGCTCCTGTTATCCTGTACCAGCCTGGCATCATGAGACCTGTCGAGTAGACCATCCTGCCGTTATCATACAGTAGCAGATTGCCTGGAACTGATATGCGCACCCACAGTATGATAGGGTCTCCGAGGATCACAGTTGCGCGGGTTGTGAGCATGCCGCCCTCCTGAACATAAAGAACGTTCGGCAGCCTCAGCTCGTCCTTTATGCTCAGCCCCTCTGCAATGGGATCGATCCTCTCGATAACCATCTGCTTTGAATCGAATGGTGCATACGGGTCCCACTCGGGTCGCTCCACAGCGAACGGGTTCAGGTAATCGGGCTCAACAGTTGTGACGGTCTGCTGCGGCGTGCTCCATGGCGTCAGCCAGTCAGGCTGCCTCGTTCCAGCAGCCCCGAAAGCCTGGCACGGGCATGCGATTAGATTGAGCAGAATCGCGAGCAGAACGATGTGCTTTACATGATCCATACTGACTCCCCAGCAGAGTACAGAATACTGGGAGATAAATATTGCGTGATCCACGGTCGCGCAGGAGCAGGCTCACCCCTGTGAGCCGGTGGATTGTTCACCCTGCAGAATAGAGGCAGGTCTGATGCTGGTCATGGGATTATCAGAGATCGCCACTCCGACGGTTCGACCACATATGATTACGTAATTTCAGCAATCGAACGCCTGGGGGCCGCATGTTTTGGGTGGTCTTGACCTCTCCGATCTGCATTCGAACTTATGGCATTCAGATGAGCCTCTTTCCGGCCAGACGTAGATGTATATGTAGTTCGACCAGTCGGTTGTGCAGTAGGCGAGTATATGCCATCCGACCTCATCGCCGTAGAACCATGTCGGGAACCAGCCGGTTGTCTTGTAGCCGAAGCCCTTCACGCTCGGTGAGCAGTAGTGTTTGGGGAAGGTGCCACATGGGGCCCATTCATACGACCAGTATTTGCCAGGGCGCCTGATGTTCGACCATAGCGGGAGCCACTCGCCCTGGACAACACCAGCTGCTGTGACGAGCTTGTTCGGCCACACCTGTATGTAGTATGCGTTGCATCCGCACCTCTCCTCCGGGCATCCGCAGGATGCCACCCTGGGGAATACAGGAGTGAGGCCTGCATAACATCCATCGTCTGAGCACTCCGGATAGATCCTGCTGGAGTCCGGAAGGATCAGCTGCTCCGTGTTCACATCAGGGGGCGTCGGTGCGCCCTGGACGCTGGATCCAGCGCTCGACTGGACGGACTGGATCACATTTGAGCTCTGGACGTTGGATACAGACTGTATTATGTTCGTG is a genomic window containing:
- the nifS gene encoding cysteine desulfurase NifS, translated to MRRIYMDHSATTPVAPEVLEAMLPYFRERYGNASSLHEFGREARDAVEGARERLASLIGASPEEIYFTSGGTESDNLALKGVALSGRGRHIITTSIEHPAVLEVCRSLERMGFEVTYIPVDDKGIVDPAEIERAIRDDTVLISVMHANNEIGTIQPVESIAEIASERDILLHTDAVQTVGKIPVNVDRLGVDLLSVSAHKFYGPKGVGALYVRKGTRIESIIQGGGHERGLRSGTENVPGIVGMGRAAELASEMMEREAERLTALRDRLKRFVLSNIDDSWLNGHPTKRLPINLNFGFGRVEGESLLLYLDSKGIAVSTGSACSSKKLEPSHVLRAIGLDPVRCHGSLRITLGRDNTREDVDYAGECIREAVERFRSISALR
- a CDS encoding transglutaminase-like domain-containing protein, which codes for MDLPASRAAGTFDERAWKVWKYVAENVEYVSDKKAFGMPDFWLFPVETLTLRRGDCEDSSFLLATLMIASGISEHCVRVVIGKVIAGSTTYGHCWVVYQNESGTWCLLESTLNSIPQRLPPADPFTEPESRDRYEPQLCFNRNHLWSIAPGEMRLSEYINSREISGGYRPRSPEI
- a CDS encoding Mut7-C RNAse domain-containing protein, with protein sequence MDHMLMRLGRWLRLAGHDVENPRSMSDGDLVAQAGDRRTLLTRDRSLAELCERSGVRCILIRSPHIDDQLREVQERGINLSLNPERCTICNGELIDIENDRWMCSECGKIYWQGSHWRGIEARLRSLGS
- a CDS encoding dihydromethanopterin reductase (acceptor), which codes for MRRVAWGITGGGQHLAESVEAMRKVAALHSVCTFVSRAGEEVLRMYGLLDRLHEISRGSYLEEVFLESESGSSFPMTGRLMLGRFDMLLIAPATSNTVAKIACGIADTIVTNAAALAEKAEVPVLVLPTDVREAVTRAPYAVNRELCEACEICPPQKACPRGAISGDEIRSIDLMLCDGCGTCLPLCSTGAIDAVRMNVRRRSIDIRNIEILRERGYVILESPEEIPVAVERVKINRGMQRTE
- a CDS encoding HVO_0476 family zinc finger protein → MEGDITCPVCDYATEHTVLHAGRDLVVRCEACGTVHSVTSHHVRMTPLKVIVSSGSESRVYRVSVPHNDMLSVGSEIVVDDGRSDVVVAEVTAIEADRRVSHATAKDVRCVWARAVDDVVVKISVYRAGRTRSFRIMTKGDEVFSVGDVREVEGVRYRIVKIKGRDGGFPGSSEARDIVRVWGRQL
- a CDS encoding protein-L-isoaspartate O-methyltransferase, encoding MGAAALRKERLIESLRNYVSDRVVEAMSRVPRELFVPEELRPMAYEDRPLPIGYGQTISAPHMVAIMCDLLDLHEGMKVLEVGGGCGYHAAVMAELVGPSGHVYSVERIPELVEVARRNLERAGYRNVSMILGDGTLGYSEQAPYDRISVAASAPDIPEPLKEQLRPGGRMVIPVGSYSQDLLVVTKNQEIRVERAMGVIFVPLIGEYGFKDAFW
- a CDS encoding carboxypeptidase-like regulatory domain-containing protein, coding for MDHVKHIVLLAILLNLIACPCQAFGAAGTRQPDWLTPWSTPQQTVTTVEPDYLNPFAVERPEWDPYAPFDSKQMVIERIDPIAEGLSIKDELRLPNVLYVQEGGMLTTRATVILGDPIILWVRISVPGNLLLYDNGRMVYSTGLMMPGWYRITGAHADLLVSHLYVMRVGGLLTNNASVLVDPGRYPTTYSLVGRVVDQNGAGVPWARVIISGGEGGSFTINTDMLGYYGMNLPSGYYVITAASPGYIFSQVSAKVWLGTVSAAPTIVGIPTGQPVPVSYSPLSAPSAQTNTGIAAGTAAIPGYPSQG